A single region of the Halobacterium wangiae genome encodes:
- a CDS encoding elongation factor 1-beta, with protein MGKVAAILKVMPESPEIDLDELQESLSESLPEGAKINGTEEEEVAFGLTALLTTVIVPDDAGGTEAVEEAFSNVDTVESVAVEEVGRI; from the coding sequence ATGGGGAAGGTCGCCGCCATCCTCAAGGTCATGCCGGAGAGCCCCGAGATCGACCTCGACGAGCTTCAGGAGAGCCTCTCGGAGTCCCTCCCGGAGGGCGCGAAGATCAACGGCACCGAGGAGGAAGAGGTCGCCTTCGGCCTCACCGCACTCCTCACCACCGTCATCGTCCCCGACGACGCGGGCGGGACGGAAGCCGTCGAAGAGGCGTTCTCGAACGTTGACACCGTCGAGTCCGTCGCGGTCGAGGAAGTCGGTCGCATCTAA
- a CDS encoding cystathionine gamma-synthase, protein MSDDESHFDTRAIHAGQEPDEETGALMTPIFANSTYVQDGPGDHRGYEYSRTGNPTRTDLEENLASLEGGEYGRCFSSGMGAINTVLNLLEAGDHVVAGDDVYGGTHRIFTQVYEEYDVSFDFVDTTDLDAVRAAMGDSTELVWVETPTNPLMNVNDISALADIAHEHDALCAVDNTFATPYLQRPLEFGADVVCHSLTKYLGGHSDLVAGALVTDDADLDERLGFYQNSVGATPSPFDCFLVLRGTKSLGVRMDRHCENASVLAHWLDAHDRVDEVYYPGLESHPHHDLAAEQMDDFGGMVSFELDATLEEASEFVAATDVFTLAESLGGVESLIEQPAAMTHAAIPREEREAAGLTDPLIRASVGIEHVDDLKADLQQAMDATL, encoded by the coding sequence ATGAGCGACGACGAGTCCCACTTCGACACGCGAGCCATCCACGCCGGCCAGGAGCCAGACGAGGAGACGGGCGCGCTGATGACGCCCATCTTCGCGAACTCCACGTACGTCCAGGACGGGCCCGGCGACCACCGCGGCTACGAGTACAGTCGAACGGGCAACCCGACGCGCACCGACCTCGAGGAGAACCTGGCGAGCCTCGAGGGCGGCGAGTACGGGCGCTGTTTCTCCTCGGGGATGGGCGCCATCAACACCGTCCTGAACCTCCTCGAAGCGGGCGACCACGTGGTCGCGGGCGACGACGTCTACGGCGGCACCCACCGCATCTTCACGCAGGTGTACGAGGAGTACGACGTCTCCTTCGACTTCGTCGACACCACCGACCTCGACGCCGTCCGCGCGGCGATGGGCGACTCGACGGAGCTCGTCTGGGTGGAGACGCCGACGAACCCCCTGATGAACGTCAACGACATCAGCGCGCTGGCGGACATCGCCCACGAACACGACGCACTCTGCGCGGTCGACAACACGTTCGCGACGCCGTACCTCCAGCGCCCCCTCGAGTTCGGCGCCGACGTCGTCTGCCACAGCCTCACGAAGTACCTCGGCGGCCACTCGGACCTCGTCGCGGGCGCGCTCGTCACCGACGACGCCGACCTCGACGAGCGTCTCGGCTTCTACCAGAACTCCGTCGGCGCCACGCCGTCCCCGTTCGACTGCTTCCTCGTGCTCCGCGGGACGAAGAGCCTCGGCGTCCGGATGGACCGCCACTGCGAGAACGCAAGCGTTCTCGCCCACTGGCTCGACGCCCACGACCGCGTCGACGAGGTGTACTACCCGGGCCTGGAGAGCCACCCGCACCACGACCTCGCGGCCGAACAGATGGACGACTTCGGTGGGATGGTCTCGTTCGAACTCGACGCCACCCTCGAGGAGGCCAGCGAGTTCGTCGCCGCGACGGACGTGTTCACGCTCGCCGAGAGCCTCGGTGGTGTCGAGTCCCTCATCGAACAGCCCGCGGCGATGACCCACGCGGCCATCCCGAGGGAGGAACGTGAGGCCGCCGGCCTGACCGACCCGCTCATCCGCGCGAGCGTCGGCATCGAGCACGTCGACGACCTCAAGGCGGACCTGCAGCAGGCGATGGACGCGACGCTGTAA